A DNA window from Caulobacter mirabilis contains the following coding sequences:
- a CDS encoding SDR family NAD(P)-dependent oxidoreductase: MKPPISRFADQARKYALHVFLVFAAFVVAYEVRRGLPLEWWVTNPEALRVLRWAALYAAIAAVVELVSRTERAAWRFSSARELLALFRSVTITSALFLGTIFLVDRGLALPRSVLLLAWLISLVFLVGVRIVWRMAYDRSLALSMFPFMRPSRNENGLLVVGEIGDAESYLRSVSGAPDPAYAPLAIVSTSPQDVGLQMHGVAVLATTKDLLALAGAEDVKGKRFPAILFLREPIGHLGLSAETLGELKAAGHRLLRLPSIVELGDEQGGGGLLREMVLEDFLARPPVRLDTQRIRNLVEGRRVLVTGAGGSIGSEIARQLVAMNCSHITLLDHSEHLLFEINRQIERLSGTQTSRPFLCNVRDKERVEAVFLSERPELVFHAAALKHVTLVEKNVCEGVLTNVLGTANVVDAALAAKARQVVLVSTDKAVAPTSVMGATKRLAEAVLPQSDDLTTQFCAVRFGNVLGSAGSVVPIFRDQIERGGPVTITHPDVERYFMTIPEAVQLVLYATALRADTSGSLPKKYVLEMGEPVKIVDLARQMAALNGKTLGEDIPMMIIGLQPGEKLTEELVDVNEATLERLPGIREILTKTQGADFSAEAIEKLVVLAREDRSDEVLRMISERISMLRGSDLVELGYAK, encoded by the coding sequence ATGAAGCCTCCGATCAGCCGGTTTGCGGACCAGGCCAGAAAGTACGCACTCCACGTCTTCCTGGTCTTTGCGGCATTTGTCGTCGCCTACGAGGTTCGGCGCGGGCTTCCGCTCGAATGGTGGGTGACGAATCCCGAGGCCCTTCGTGTTCTGCGCTGGGCCGCTCTCTACGCGGCGATCGCGGCGGTGGTCGAGCTCGTGTCCCGGACGGAGCGAGCCGCCTGGCGGTTCTCGTCGGCGCGGGAGCTGTTGGCGCTCTTCCGGAGCGTGACCATCACATCGGCCCTCTTCCTGGGCACGATCTTCCTGGTCGATCGGGGGCTGGCCTTGCCCCGTTCGGTGCTCCTGTTGGCCTGGCTGATCAGCCTGGTGTTCCTGGTCGGCGTCCGGATCGTGTGGCGGATGGCCTACGACCGTTCGCTGGCCTTGAGCATGTTCCCCTTCATGCGGCCGTCGAGGAACGAGAACGGGCTGCTGGTGGTCGGCGAGATCGGCGACGCCGAGAGCTATCTTCGCAGCGTATCCGGCGCGCCGGATCCGGCCTATGCGCCGCTGGCGATCGTTTCGACCTCGCCCCAGGACGTGGGGTTGCAGATGCACGGCGTCGCCGTGTTGGCGACGACGAAGGATCTGCTCGCCCTCGCCGGCGCCGAGGACGTGAAGGGTAAGCGATTCCCCGCGATCCTTTTCCTGCGCGAGCCGATCGGGCATCTCGGATTGTCCGCCGAGACGCTGGGCGAGCTGAAGGCCGCGGGACATCGTCTGCTGCGGCTGCCGAGCATCGTTGAACTGGGCGACGAACAGGGCGGGGGCGGCCTCCTGCGCGAGATGGTCCTGGAGGACTTCCTGGCGCGCCCGCCGGTGCGTCTCGACACCCAGCGCATCCGGAACCTCGTCGAGGGACGGCGGGTGCTGGTGACGGGCGCCGGGGGCAGCATCGGCTCGGAAATCGCCCGCCAGCTGGTGGCGATGAACTGCTCGCACATCACGCTGCTGGATCATTCCGAGCACCTGCTCTTCGAGATCAACCGCCAGATCGAGCGGCTGTCCGGAACGCAGACCTCGCGCCCCTTCCTCTGCAACGTCCGCGACAAGGAGCGCGTCGAGGCGGTGTTCCTGAGCGAACGCCCTGAGCTCGTCTTCCACGCCGCCGCCCTGAAGCATGTGACGCTGGTCGAGAAGAATGTCTGCGAGGGCGTGCTGACCAACGTCCTGGGGACCGCGAACGTCGTCGACGCCGCCCTGGCCGCCAAGGCGCGTCAGGTCGTCCTGGTCTCGACCGACAAGGCCGTGGCGCCGACAAGCGTCATGGGGGCCACCAAGCGGTTGGCGGAAGCGGTGCTGCCGCAGTCCGACGACCTGACGACCCAGTTCTGCGCGGTGCGCTTCGGCAATGTGCTGGGGTCAGCGGGGTCGGTGGTGCCGATCTTCCGCGATCAGATCGAGCGCGGCGGACCGGTGACCATCACCCACCCCGACGTCGAACGGTATTTCATGACGATCCCGGAGGCCGTGCAGCTGGTCCTCTACGCGACCGCCCTCCGAGCGGACACGAGCGGCTCCCTTCCTAAGAAGTATGTGCTCGAGATGGGCGAGCCGGTGAAGATCGTCGATCTGGCGCGTCAGATGGCGGCGCTGAACGGCAAGACCCTGGGCGAGGATATCCCGATGATGATCATCGGACTTCAGCCGGGCGAGAAGCTGACCGAAGAGCTCGTCGACGTGAACGAGGCCACCCTCGAGCGGCTGCCGGGGATCCGGGAGATTCTGACCAAGACACAAGGCGCCGACTTCAGCGCCGAGGCTATCGAAAAGCTCGTCGTCCTCGCGAGAGAGGACCGGTCGGACGAAGTGCTGCGCATGATTTCCGAGCGTATCTCGATGCTTCGAGGCAGCGACTTGGTTGAGTTGGGATACGCGAAATGA
- a CDS encoding DegT/DnrJ/EryC1/StrS family aminotransferase: MTTSATAEKPATAPQAGRQVPFFNYPALFAEHREEYLSTFEDVLQRGAYIMQRDLAEFEEALARYLGVKHAIGVADGTVALKIALTLAGVGPGDEVIVPSHTFIATAAAVHQVGATPVLCDCGPDSMIDVDSARHVLSSRTKAIMPVQLNGRTCDMDKVEAFAAEHGLKIVEDSCQAMGAKYRGRFAGTFGVAGSFSFFPAKTLGCFGDGGGLILEDDALAEQARELRDHGRGKDGKVHRFGINGRLDNIQAAILSVKLKRYDESIDRRRALARIYDARLSTVAELLLPPGPDSDPLRFDIFQNYEIQSERRDALREFLTARGVGTIMQWGGHMIHQFEDLNLKAHAPYAEEMSRRYMMLPLHPMLSDDDAHYVCDQIETFYNG, encoded by the coding sequence ATGACGACATCGGCCACGGCTGAGAAACCTGCAACTGCCCCTCAAGCGGGGCGTCAGGTGCCGTTCTTCAACTATCCGGCGCTCTTCGCCGAGCATCGCGAAGAGTATCTGTCGACCTTCGAGGACGTCCTGCAGCGCGGCGCCTACATCATGCAGCGCGATCTGGCGGAGTTCGAAGAGGCGCTGGCGCGCTACCTCGGCGTCAAGCACGCCATCGGGGTCGCTGACGGCACCGTCGCCTTGAAGATCGCGCTCACCCTGGCGGGCGTCGGCCCCGGTGACGAGGTCATCGTGCCGAGCCACACCTTCATCGCCACCGCGGCGGCGGTGCACCAGGTCGGCGCGACGCCGGTCCTCTGCGACTGCGGCCCCGACAGCATGATCGACGTGGACAGCGCGCGCCACGTCCTGAGCAGCCGGACCAAGGCGATCATGCCCGTGCAGCTCAACGGCCGCACCTGCGACATGGACAAGGTTGAAGCCTTCGCCGCGGAGCACGGTCTGAAGATCGTGGAAGACTCCTGCCAGGCGATGGGCGCCAAGTACCGCGGGCGGTTCGCCGGCACCTTCGGCGTCGCCGGCTCCTTCAGCTTCTTCCCGGCCAAGACGCTGGGCTGCTTCGGCGACGGCGGCGGTCTGATCCTCGAGGACGACGCGCTCGCCGAACAGGCTCGGGAACTCCGTGACCATGGTCGCGGAAAGGACGGCAAGGTGCACCGCTTCGGCATCAACGGTCGACTGGACAACATCCAGGCGGCGATCCTGTCCGTGAAGCTCAAGCGCTACGACGAATCGATCGACCGTCGCCGCGCGCTGGCCCGAATCTACGACGCCCGCCTGTCGACTGTCGCCGAGCTTCTGCTGCCGCCGGGGCCGGATTCGGATCCGCTGCGGTTCGACATCTTCCAGAACTACGAGATCCAGTCGGAGCGCCGCGACGCGCTGCGCGAGTTCCTGACCGCGCGGGGCGTCGGCACCATCATGCAGTGGGGCGGGCACATGATCCATCAGTTCGAGGATCTGAACCTCAAGGCCCATGCTCCGTACGCGGAGGAAATGTCCCGTCGCTACATGATGCTGCCCTTGCATCCGATGCTCAGCGACGACGACGCGCACTATGTGTGCGACCAAATCGAAACCTTCTACAACGGTTGA
- a CDS encoding nucleotide sugar dehydrogenase, whose protein sequence is MTNVIVERKERADTVAALLKRLEDREARIAIMGLGYVGLPLAAAVHNANLEVLGFDIDDSKISRLQAGLSPVGTVPDEIVREMAKSGRFQATSDAARLSDADVIIICVPTPLDRHRNPDLSYIVKTAETIKPVLRRGQMVVLESTTYPGTTDEVVKPILETSGLSVGTDFLLAYSPEREDPGNPQFETATIPRVVGADEEASRRAAELLYRQIVKNVMLVSSTRAAEAVKLTENIFRSVNIALVNELKLIYGKMGVNIWEVIEGAKTKPFGYMPFYPGPGLGGHCIPIDPFYLTWKAREYDVPTRFIELAGEVNTRAPREVVAALSEALGRRSRKSVNGARILLIGLAYKKNVDDMRESPALVILEDLEARGATVEFYDPFIPTVPMTREHAPLAGRESVSWAADVLQGFDAALICTDHDDIDYQQLVDNVPIVADARNATRDIVRNRDRIVQV, encoded by the coding sequence ATGACCAACGTGATCGTGGAACGAAAAGAACGCGCCGACACCGTTGCCGCTTTGCTGAAGCGCCTCGAAGACCGTGAGGCGCGGATCGCCATCATGGGCCTGGGCTACGTCGGCTTGCCGCTGGCCGCCGCCGTGCACAATGCGAATCTCGAGGTTCTCGGGTTCGACATCGACGACAGCAAGATCTCGCGCCTCCAGGCCGGGCTGAGCCCGGTCGGCACGGTCCCGGACGAGATCGTCCGCGAGATGGCCAAGAGCGGCCGGTTCCAGGCGACGAGCGACGCGGCCCGGCTGTCCGACGCCGACGTCATCATCATCTGCGTTCCGACGCCGCTGGATCGCCACCGCAATCCGGACCTGTCGTACATCGTCAAGACCGCCGAGACGATCAAGCCGGTTCTGCGGCGTGGTCAGATGGTCGTGCTGGAATCGACGACCTATCCTGGCACGACGGATGAAGTCGTGAAGCCGATCCTGGAGACCAGCGGCCTTTCGGTCGGAACGGATTTCCTGCTCGCCTATTCCCCCGAGCGGGAAGATCCCGGCAATCCGCAGTTCGAAACCGCCACGATCCCGCGGGTCGTCGGCGCCGACGAGGAAGCCTCGCGCCGGGCGGCCGAGCTGCTCTACCGCCAGATCGTGAAGAACGTCATGCTCGTGTCCAGCACGCGCGCGGCCGAGGCCGTGAAGCTGACGGAGAACATCTTCCGCTCGGTGAACATCGCTCTGGTGAACGAGCTGAAGCTCATCTACGGCAAGATGGGCGTCAACATCTGGGAAGTCATCGAGGGCGCCAAGACCAAGCCCTTCGGATACATGCCCTTCTATCCCGGCCCGGGCCTGGGCGGGCACTGCATTCCCATCGATCCGTTCTACCTGACCTGGAAGGCGCGCGAGTACGACGTGCCGACGCGTTTCATCGAGCTGGCCGGCGAAGTGAACACCCGCGCCCCCCGCGAGGTGGTCGCGGCGCTCTCCGAGGCGCTCGGCCGCCGCAGCCGCAAGAGCGTGAACGGCGCGCGCATCCTGCTGATCGGACTGGCCTATAAGAAGAACGTCGACGACATGCGCGAGAGCCCGGCGCTGGTGATCCTCGAGGATCTCGAAGCGCGGGGCGCCACCGTCGAGTTCTATGACCCGTTCATCCCGACCGTGCCGATGACGCGCGAGCACGCGCCTCTGGCTGGTCGCGAGAGCGTGAGCTGGGCGGCCGACGTCCTGCAGGGCTTCGACGCGGCGCTCATCTGCACCGATCACGACGACATCGACTACCAGCAGCTGGTCGACAACGTTCCCATCGTCGCCGATGCGCGCAACGCCACCCGCGACATCGTGCGGAACCGGGATCGGATCGTTCAGGTCTAG
- a CDS encoding Gfo/Idh/MocA family protein codes for MNLYENAPRTALIGCGRWGRNIARALARLGSLEVIVDPMADGLADYAGELGVRATSDMGAAFAGDIEAVAIAAPAVDHARLIQEALFAGKHVFVEKPLALNMADATRVADQAAASGLTLMVGHLLQYHPAFVRLSEMVAEGAIGELRHVSSNRLNPGAIRTEENALWSMAPHDFSMILKLIGAPPKSVQALPVHVVSPVIPDRVVVQMRFDGAVSAQADVSWLSPFKEHKLVVLGTEGALVFEDTAADAGRKLVHYPGYLDASNGAPRFVKGPGLPVEYPSDEPLLNEMRWFLDCVRGKTQPRSDAAEAIAVLSLLEAAQAASDQHSADWTASDRVSATV; via the coding sequence ATGAATCTGTACGAGAACGCTCCCAGGACGGCGCTGATCGGCTGCGGTCGTTGGGGGCGGAACATTGCGCGCGCGCTGGCGCGTCTCGGCTCGCTGGAGGTGATCGTTGATCCGATGGCGGACGGACTCGCCGACTATGCCGGCGAGCTCGGCGTCAGGGCGACCTCCGACATGGGCGCCGCCTTCGCCGGCGACATCGAAGCCGTCGCGATCGCCGCGCCGGCCGTCGACCATGCCCGGCTGATCCAGGAGGCCCTGTTCGCCGGGAAGCATGTGTTCGTCGAAAAGCCGCTGGCGCTCAACATGGCGGACGCCACGCGCGTGGCCGACCAGGCCGCGGCCAGCGGCCTGACGCTGATGGTGGGACATCTGCTGCAGTATCACCCGGCCTTCGTCCGGTTGAGCGAGATGGTCGCCGAAGGCGCCATCGGCGAACTGCGGCACGTCAGCTCCAACCGGTTGAATCCCGGCGCGATCCGCACCGAAGAGAACGCCCTGTGGAGCATGGCTCCCCATGACTTCTCCATGATCCTGAAGCTGATCGGCGCGCCGCCGAAGTCGGTCCAGGCGCTTCCGGTGCACGTCGTGAGCCCGGTCATTCCCGATCGCGTGGTCGTGCAGATGCGGTTCGACGGCGCGGTCAGCGCGCAGGCCGACGTGTCGTGGCTGTCGCCGTTCAAGGAGCACAAGCTCGTCGTCCTAGGAACGGAGGGCGCGCTCGTCTTCGAAGACACCGCGGCCGACGCCGGCCGCAAGCTGGTCCACTATCCCGGCTATCTCGACGCCTCGAACGGCGCGCCGAGATTCGTGAAGGGGCCGGGTCTGCCGGTCGAATATCCGTCCGACGAGCCGCTGCTGAACGAAATGCGTTGGTTCCTCGACTGCGTGCGCGGCAAGACGCAGCCACGTTCCGACGCCGCCGAGGCCATCGCCGTGCTGAGCCTCCTCGAGGCGGCGCAGGCGGCCAGCGACCAGCATTCCGCGGACTGGACGGCGAGCGACCGGGTGAGCGCGACCGTATGA
- a CDS encoding class I SAM-dependent methyltransferase, producing the protein MDKPIAVSGGLRTEAEALEAPRNRALFEANPSSWETKMENFPKYVRRQNLTRFLALYEIFKRILPVKGSIVECGVNHGFGLMSWAKFSAILEPVNLTRRIYGFDTFEGFPSVSEKDRSGAARNVKVGDLAADVFDELSQLVDIYDSTRFLGHVSKVNMVRGDATKTIPAFIEANQHLLVSLLYLDFDLYEPTKVALEHFLPRMPKGAVIAFDELDNPLWPGETLAMLEAHAARPLRIERLEFDPYIGFAVLD; encoded by the coding sequence ATGGACAAGCCGATTGCCGTTTCCGGCGGGTTGCGCACCGAAGCCGAAGCTCTGGAAGCGCCTAGAAACCGCGCCCTCTTCGAGGCCAACCCTTCGTCTTGGGAAACCAAGATGGAGAATTTCCCGAAGTACGTTCGACGCCAGAACCTGACCCGCTTCCTCGCCCTGTACGAGATCTTCAAGCGGATCCTTCCGGTGAAGGGATCGATCGTCGAGTGCGGCGTGAACCATGGTTTCGGCCTGATGAGCTGGGCGAAGTTCTCGGCGATCCTCGAGCCGGTGAACCTGACCCGCCGCATCTACGGGTTCGACACCTTCGAAGGGTTTCCGAGCGTCAGCGAGAAGGACCGGTCCGGCGCCGCGCGGAACGTCAAGGTCGGCGACCTCGCCGCCGACGTGTTCGATGAACTGAGCCAGCTGGTCGACATCTACGACTCGACCCGGTTCCTCGGGCATGTGTCGAAGGTCAACATGGTGCGCGGAGACGCCACCAAGACCATTCCGGCGTTCATCGAGGCCAACCAGCATCTGCTGGTCAGCCTGCTTTACCTCGACTTCGATCTCTATGAGCCGACGAAGGTCGCTCTCGAGCACTTCCTGCCCCGGATGCCGAAGGGCGCGGTGATCGCGTTTGACGAGCTGGACAACCCGCTGTGGCCCGGCGAGACGCTGGCCATGCTGGAAGCCCACGCGGCCCGGCCGCTCCGGATCGAGCGCCTCGAGTTCGACCCCTACATCGGCTTCGCGGTGCTCGATTAA
- the wecB gene encoding non-hydrolyzing UDP-N-acetylglucosamine 2-epimerase, with protein sequence MSNRSCPKLLTVVGARPQFVKAAVVSRALASRGDVHEVLVHTGQHFDDNMSGVFFRELEIAEPAHQMTVAGGGHGQMTGRMLEQLEAIMVSEKPDGVLVYGDTNSTLAGALAAVKLHIPVLHIEAGMRSFNRRMPEEMNRILADHASDLLLCSTQSALEHLAREGLREKAVHVGDVMFDATLFAIEKSRSVSTVVEQLGLTDRPYAVATVHRAENTDDPERLATIVRYLQATAGGQEVIFPVHPRTRSRLQGLAVSTEGLRLVEPLGYLDLHRLLAGASLVMTDSGGLQKEAYFHRKPCITLRGETEWTETIEAGWNRLWTAPETATERRDIADYGDGKSGELCASIIADFLAKREAARA encoded by the coding sequence ATGTCCAACCGTTCCTGCCCCAAGCTTCTGACGGTCGTTGGCGCGCGCCCGCAATTCGTGAAGGCGGCGGTGGTCAGCCGCGCGCTGGCCTCCCGAGGCGATGTTCACGAGGTCCTCGTCCACACCGGGCAGCACTTCGACGACAACATGTCCGGCGTCTTCTTCCGGGAACTGGAGATCGCCGAACCGGCGCACCAGATGACCGTGGCCGGCGGCGGTCACGGCCAGATGACGGGCCGGATGCTCGAGCAGCTGGAGGCCATCATGGTCTCCGAGAAGCCCGACGGCGTGCTGGTGTACGGCGACACGAACTCGACCCTCGCGGGGGCGCTGGCCGCGGTGAAGCTGCATATCCCGGTCCTGCATATCGAAGCCGGAATGCGGTCGTTCAACCGACGGATGCCGGAGGAGATGAACCGGATCCTCGCCGATCACGCCAGCGACCTTCTGCTGTGCTCCACCCAGTCGGCTCTTGAGCATCTGGCGCGCGAGGGCTTGAGGGAGAAGGCCGTGCACGTCGGCGACGTGATGTTCGACGCGACCCTGTTCGCGATCGAGAAGTCGCGGAGCGTCTCGACCGTGGTGGAGCAGCTGGGTCTGACCGACAGGCCCTATGCGGTGGCGACGGTCCATCGGGCGGAGAACACGGACGATCCCGAACGACTCGCGACGATCGTTCGCTACCTGCAGGCCACGGCCGGCGGGCAGGAGGTCATCTTCCCGGTCCATCCCAGGACGCGGAGCCGCCTGCAGGGTCTCGCCGTCAGCACCGAGGGGCTCCGCCTGGTCGAACCGCTCGGCTATCTCGACCTCCACAGGCTTCTGGCCGGCGCGAGCCTGGTCATGACCGACTCCGGCGGACTGCAGAAGGAGGCCTACTTCCATCGCAAGCCGTGCATCACCCTGCGCGGCGAGACGGAATGGACCGAGACCATCGAGGCCGGCTGGAACCGTCTCTGGACTGCGCCGGAGACGGCGACGGAACGGCGCGACATCGCCGACTACGGCGATGGGAAGTCGGGCGAGCTTTGCGCTTCGATCATCGCCGATTTCCTCGCGAAACGGGAAGCGGCGCGCGCCTAG
- a CDS encoding transketolase, with protein sequence MADTEALALRLRRHVVRMTHRGNSSHVGSALSMADIMAVLYGRVLRVDPSQPKWPGRDRFILSKGHAGACVYAALAERGFFPVEQLEQHYSNGSVLSGHVSHKGVPGVELSTGSLGHGLGVGGGMAKQLRRLGGNQRVFVVLSDGECDEGSNWEAILFASHHRLDNLVAIIDYNKIQSLASVAETLALEPFADKWTAFGWAVRRVDGHDHAALHAVLDGAPLESGKPTVIIADTTKGKGVSFMEDSVLWHYRSPQGEEYENALAELAGGA encoded by the coding sequence GTGGCGGACACCGAAGCGCTGGCGCTTCGCCTGCGACGCCACGTCGTGCGGATGACGCACCGCGGGAACAGCTCGCACGTGGGGTCGGCCCTTTCGATGGCCGACATCATGGCCGTGCTCTACGGCCGGGTCCTGCGCGTCGACCCCAGCCAGCCGAAATGGCCGGGGCGGGATCGTTTCATCCTTTCGAAGGGGCATGCCGGGGCCTGTGTCTACGCGGCGCTCGCCGAGCGGGGCTTTTTCCCGGTCGAGCAGCTGGAGCAGCACTACAGCAACGGCTCCGTGCTGTCGGGGCATGTGTCGCACAAGGGCGTCCCGGGCGTGGAGCTCTCGACGGGCTCGCTCGGGCACGGCCTGGGCGTCGGCGGCGGCATGGCCAAACAGCTCCGCCGCCTGGGTGGAAACCAGCGTGTCTTCGTCGTCCTCAGCGACGGCGAATGCGACGAGGGGTCGAACTGGGAGGCCATCCTGTTCGCTTCCCACCACCGCCTCGACAACCTGGTTGCGATCATCGACTACAACAAGATCCAGAGCCTCGCGTCGGTCGCCGAAACGCTGGCGCTGGAACCCTTCGCCGACAAGTGGACGGCGTTCGGCTGGGCGGTTCGTCGCGTGGACGGGCATGACCACGCGGCCCTCCATGCCGTTCTGGACGGCGCTCCTCTCGAAAGCGGCAAGCCGACGGTGATCATCGCCGACACGACGAAGGGCAAGGGCGTGTCCTTCATGGAGGACAGCGTGCTCTGGCACTACCGGTCTCCGCAGGGCGAGGAATACGAGAACGCGCTCGCCGAGCTGGCTGGCGGAGCCTGA